In Pseudomonas sp. PDM14, a genomic segment contains:
- a CDS encoding penicillin-binding protein 1A gives MRLLKFFWWSCVAVFCGLLLSFSGAFLYLSPGLPSVDSLRSIQLQIPLRIYSNEEKLIAEFGEMRRSPIRFDDIPQDFIRALLAAEDDNFANHYGVDFTSLMRAATQLLSSGHIQTGGSTITMQVAKNFFLTNERSFSRKISEILLALQIERELSKNEILELYVNKIYLGNRAYGIEAAAQIYYGKSIRDTSLGQMAMIAGLPKAPSRFNPLVNPQRSKERRDWILGRMLKLGAIDQARYDAALAEPIDAHYHVQPPELNAPYIAEMARAEMVGRYGSDAYTEGFRVTTTVPAQLQQAANRALHDGLISYDQRHGYRGPETRLPGLTREAWLAELSKYKTLGGLEPAIVSQVEKSGILVLLRNGEEQPVAWDSMKWARPFLNTNSLGPRPQQPASVVQIGDLVRVERETEENTLLFRQIPAAQSALVSLDPQDGAIRALVGGFSFEQSNYNRAAQAKRQPGSSFKPFIYSAALDSGFTAATLVNDAPIVFQEAGMEEAWRPKNDNNTFLGPIRLREALYKSRNLVSIRLLQTIGIDYALNYVSRFGFNKQDLPRNLSLALGTANLTPMEIAGGWTAFANGGYKVQPYLIERINARDGKLLFAANPARTATSAANLEEQNAIALSQDPNAPILKPIVGEQIVDERTAYILTNMLQDVIKRGTGRRALAMGRGDLAGKTGTTNESKDSWFSGYNADYVTTVWSGFDQPESLGRHEYGGTVALPIWMDYMSAALKDKPEHLPSEPAGLLTLRVDPNSGRAASPGAPDAYFELFKSEDSPPPMSELDGMSIPGSPLPADESAPIDLF, from the coding sequence ATGCGTCTGCTGAAGTTTTTCTGGTGGTCCTGTGTCGCCGTTTTTTGTGGGCTGTTGCTCAGTTTCAGCGGCGCTTTCCTCTATCTAAGCCCCGGCCTCCCCTCCGTCGACTCACTACGCAGCATCCAGCTGCAGATCCCGTTGCGCATCTATAGCAACGAGGAAAAACTGATCGCCGAATTTGGCGAAATGCGTCGCTCCCCAATCCGCTTCGACGACATCCCCCAGGACTTCATCCGCGCCCTCCTCGCCGCCGAAGACGATAACTTCGCCAACCATTATGGCGTCGACTTCACCAGCCTGATGCGCGCTGCCACTCAGTTGCTATCAAGCGGGCACATTCAAACCGGCGGTAGCACCATCACCATGCAGGTGGCGAAGAACTTCTTCCTCACCAACGAGCGCAGCTTCTCGCGAAAAATCAGTGAAATCCTTCTGGCACTGCAGATCGAACGCGAGCTGAGCAAAAACGAAATTCTCGAGCTCTACGTCAACAAGATCTATCTGGGCAACCGCGCCTACGGAATCGAGGCCGCTGCACAGATCTATTACGGCAAGTCGATCCGAGATACAAGCCTCGGGCAGATGGCAATGATCGCCGGCCTGCCGAAAGCCCCCTCGCGCTTCAACCCGCTGGTCAATCCACAGCGCAGCAAAGAGCGTCGCGACTGGATTCTCGGGCGCATGCTCAAGCTCGGCGCCATCGACCAGGCTCGCTATGACGCCGCGCTCGCCGAGCCGATCGATGCGCACTACCACGTGCAGCCGCCAGAGCTGAACGCCCCCTATATCGCCGAGATGGCTCGCGCCGAAATGGTCGGCCGCTATGGCAGCGACGCCTATACCGAAGGCTTCCGCGTCACCACCACGGTGCCAGCGCAACTGCAACAAGCCGCCAACAGGGCATTGCATGACGGGCTGATCAGCTATGACCAACGCCACGGCTACCGGGGCCCGGAAACCCGCCTGCCCGGCCTGACCCGCGAGGCGTGGCTGGCCGAGCTGAGCAAGTACAAGACGCTTGGCGGCCTGGAGCCGGCAATCGTCAGCCAGGTGGAGAAGAGTGGCATCCTGGTTCTGCTGCGCAACGGCGAGGAGCAACCGGTCGCCTGGGACAGCATGAAATGGGCACGCCCATTCCTCAACACCAACAGCCTGGGTCCGCGCCCGCAGCAGCCGGCCAGCGTGGTACAGATCGGCGACCTGGTGCGCGTGGAGCGCGAGACGGAAGAGAACACCCTGCTGTTCCGCCAGATCCCGGCCGCGCAGAGCGCCCTGGTTTCACTGGACCCACAGGACGGCGCCATCCGCGCCCTGGTCGGCGGCTTCTCCTTCGAGCAGAGCAACTACAACCGCGCCGCCCAGGCCAAACGCCAGCCCGGCTCGAGCTTCAAGCCCTTCATCTATAGCGCCGCGCTGGACAGTGGCTTCACCGCAGCGACCCTGGTCAACGACGCGCCCATCGTGTTCCAGGAAGCCGGTATGGAAGAAGCCTGGCGCCCGAAGAACGACAACAACACCTTCCTCGGCCCGATCCGCCTGCGCGAGGCCCTGTACAAGTCGCGCAACCTGGTCTCGATCCGCCTGCTGCAGACCATCGGCATCGACTACGCGCTGAATTACGTCAGCCGCTTCGGCTTCAACAAGCAGGACCTGCCGCGCAACCTGTCGCTGGCGCTGGGCACCGCCAACCTGACTCCAATGGAAATCGCCGGAGGCTGGACCGCGTTCGCCAACGGCGGCTACAAGGTTCAGCCCTATCTGATCGAGCGCATCAATGCCCGCGACGGCAAGTTGCTGTTCGCCGCCAACCCGGCCCGTACCGCCACCAGCGCAGCCAACCTCGAGGAACAGAACGCCATCGCCCTGTCACAGGACCCGAACGCGCCAATCCTCAAACCCATCGTTGGTGAACAGATCGTCGACGAGCGCACCGCCTACATCCTCACCAACATGCTGCAGGACGTGATCAAGCGTGGCACCGGGCGTCGCGCCCTGGCCATGGGTCGTGGCGACCTGGCCGGCAAGACGGGCACCACCAACGAGTCCAAGGACAGCTGGTTCTCCGGCTACAACGCCGACTACGTGACCACTGTCTGGTCCGGTTTCGACCAGCCGGAAAGCCTCGGCCGCCACGAGTACGGTGGTACCGTCGCCCTGCCGATCTGGATGGATTACATGAGCGCCGCGCTGAAGGACAAACCCGAGCACCTGCCCAGCGAGCCCGCTGGCTTGCTGACCCTGCGCGTCGACCCGAACAGCGGGCGCGCGGCTTCGCCAGGTGCGCCAGATGCCTACTTCGAACTGTTCAAGAGCGAAGACTCGCCACCGCCGATGAGCGAACTGGACGGCATGAGCATTCCTGGCAGCCCGCTGCCAGCAGACGAGTCGGCGCCGATCGACCTGTTCTGA
- the pilO gene encoding type 4a pilus biogenesis protein PilO: MSLSDSIASLKKIELSELDVNNVGSWPAAVKFIACVLLLIIAVALGYNFYLKDLQADLEARRAEESGLKEQFSTKAFQAANLDAYKMQMVEMEESFGALLRQLPSDTEVPGLLEDITRTGLGSGLEFEEIKLQPEVAQQFYIELPIQISVVGAYHDIATFVSGVASLPRIVTLHDFELKPEGKDSSSRLHMTILAKTYRYNDSEGGLKK; the protein is encoded by the coding sequence ATGAGCCTTTCCGATTCTATTGCGTCTTTGAAAAAAATAGAGCTTTCAGAGCTCGACGTAAATAATGTTGGCTCTTGGCCGGCTGCGGTAAAATTTATAGCATGTGTGTTGCTGCTAATAATTGCAGTTGCTCTAGGATATAACTTTTACCTGAAAGATCTTCAGGCCGATCTTGAGGCGCGCCGAGCAGAGGAGTCTGGTCTTAAAGAGCAGTTTTCTACAAAAGCGTTTCAGGCTGCCAACTTAGACGCTTACAAAATGCAGATGGTTGAAATGGAAGAGTCATTTGGCGCGTTGTTGCGGCAGTTGCCAAGTGATACTGAGGTTCCTGGATTGCTTGAGGATATTACTCGAACTGGATTGGGTAGTGGCTTGGAGTTCGAGGAGATTAAGCTTCAGCCAGAGGTTGCACAGCAATTTTATATTGAGCTGCCTATACAGATATCGGTTGTCGGTGCTTACCACGATATAGCGACTTTTGTTAGTGGTGTTGCGAGTCTGCCTCGTATTGTTACTCTTCATGACTTTGAGCTTAAGCCAGAGGGGAAGGACAGTAGCTCTAGGCTGCACATGACTATTCTGGCTAAAACCTATCGTTATAACGATAGCGAGGGGGGGCTGAAGAAATGA
- the pilQ gene encoding type IV pilus secretin PilQ, whose translation MNISLSQLSIALLAIVFAPLVSAANLQSMDVASLPGDKVELKLSFDEAVLAPKGYTIEQPARIALDLPGVSNKLGSKNRELGVGNARSVTLVEAKDRTRLIINLTTLVPYSTRAEGNDLYVVVGDAARAASSSVSAAPVATATTVAYAPGSRAIKGVDFQRGEQGEGNVVIELSDPSVSPDIQEQGGKIRLNFSKTQLPENLRVRLDVKDFATPVQFISAVGQADNASVTIEPTGAYDYLAFQADNKLTISVKPLTLDDVERRKSEKFAYSGEKLSLNFQDIDVRSVLQLIADFTDLNLVASDTVQGNITLRLQNVPWDQALDLVLKTRSLDKRKVGNVLLIAPADEIAARERQELEAKNQIAELAPLRRELIQVNYAKAADMAKLFQSVTSVDGAADERGSITVDDRTNSIIAYQTQERLDELRRIVAQLDIPVRQVMIEARIVEANVDFDKALGVRWGGNFWVGDKWNAWGKNGNLGVEDGDEGQVGRFPGIRETPVNTPFVDLAAAGSTSGIGIGFVTDNAILDLQLSAMEKTGNGEVVSQPKIVTSDKETAKILKGSEVPYQEASSSGATSTSFKEAALSLEVTPQITPDNRIIIEVKVTKDAPDFSNAASSGGVPAISKNEVNAKVLVSDGETVVIGGVFSNTQSKSVDKVPFLGDLPFVGRVFRRDVVQDKKSELLVFLTPRIINTQAVAIGR comes from the coding sequence ATGAACATTTCGCTCTCGCAGTTAAGCATTGCTCTTTTAGCTATCGTCTTCGCTCCACTGGTAAGTGCGGCGAATTTGCAAAGTATGGATGTCGCATCGTTGCCGGGTGACAAGGTTGAGTTAAAGCTTTCTTTTGATGAGGCTGTTCTAGCCCCTAAAGGCTACACCATAGAGCAGCCTGCTCGAATAGCTCTTGATTTGCCGGGCGTATCCAACAAGCTCGGTTCGAAAAATCGCGAGCTCGGCGTTGGCAATGCGCGCAGTGTGACGCTTGTAGAAGCGAAAGATCGCACTCGCTTGATTATTAACCTAACAACACTTGTGCCCTATTCTACTCGCGCAGAGGGTAATGATTTATATGTTGTGGTTGGCGATGCTGCGCGTGCGGCAAGTTCCTCTGTCAGTGCGGCGCCAGTAGCGACGGCGACTACCGTTGCATACGCTCCTGGCTCTCGGGCTATTAAAGGCGTTGATTTTCAGCGCGGGGAGCAGGGAGAGGGTAATGTAGTTATAGAGCTTTCTGATCCTTCGGTGAGTCCGGATATTCAAGAGCAAGGTGGAAAGATTAGGCTGAATTTTTCCAAGACTCAGCTTCCAGAAAATCTGAGAGTGCGTTTGGATGTAAAAGATTTTGCTACGCCGGTTCAATTTATTAGTGCCGTTGGGCAGGCTGACAACGCAAGCGTAACGATTGAGCCGACGGGAGCTTATGATTATCTGGCCTTTCAGGCGGATAATAAGCTCACTATTAGCGTAAAACCTCTAACGCTTGACGATGTTGAGAGGCGTAAATCTGAAAAATTTGCATACTCTGGAGAGAAGCTTTCTTTAAATTTCCAGGATATTGATGTTCGCTCTGTGCTTCAGTTGATTGCAGACTTTACAGATTTGAATTTGGTTGCCAGCGATACTGTTCAGGGGAATATTACGCTGCGCCTGCAAAACGTTCCGTGGGATCAGGCACTGGACTTGGTTTTGAAAACGCGCAGTTTGGATAAGCGTAAAGTCGGAAATGTGTTGCTGATCGCGCCTGCTGATGAAATCGCAGCTCGTGAGCGACAAGAGCTAGAGGCAAAGAACCAGATTGCTGAGTTAGCTCCTTTGCGGCGTGAGCTTATTCAAGTCAATTATGCAAAGGCTGCGGATATGGCTAAGTTGTTCCAGTCGGTGACCAGTGTAGATGGTGCCGCTGACGAGCGCGGCTCTATAACCGTAGATGATCGTACAAATAGCATCATTGCTTATCAGACTCAGGAGAGGCTTGATGAGCTGCGTAGGATTGTTGCTCAGCTTGATATACCTGTAAGGCAAGTAATGATTGAGGCGCGTATCGTGGAGGCCAATGTCGATTTTGACAAGGCGCTGGGTGTGCGTTGGGGTGGAAACTTTTGGGTGGGTGATAAGTGGAATGCTTGGGGCAAAAATGGGAACTTGGGCGTTGAGGATGGAGATGAGGGGCAGGTGGGTCGTTTCCCTGGTATAAGAGAAACTCCAGTTAACACCCCATTTGTCGATTTGGCTGCCGCAGGAAGCACTTCAGGAATCGGCATTGGTTTTGTTACCGATAATGCGATATTGGATCTTCAGCTAAGTGCTATGGAAAAGACGGGTAATGGTGAGGTTGTTTCTCAGCCGAAAATTGTTACTTCCGATAAAGAAACCGCAAAAATCCTCAAAGGTTCTGAGGTTCCTTATCAAGAGGCTAGCTCCAGTGGTGCTACTAGCACCTCGTTCAAAGAAGCTGCCCTTTCGCTGGAAGTTACCCCGCAAATTACCCCCGATAACAGAATTATCATTGAGGTCAAGGTCACTAAAGACGCACCTGACTTCTCTAACGCTGCATCGAGCGGTGGCGTTCCTGCAATTAGTAAGAACGAAGTGAATGCCAAGGTTCTGGTTTCGGATGGCGAAACGGTCGTAATCGGCGGCGTGTTCTCGAATACCCAGTCGAAATCCGTGGACAAGGTTCCGTTCCTTGGCGATCTGCCTTTTGTAGGTCGTGTATTCCGGCGTGACGTAGTCCAGGATAAGAAGTCTGAGCTGCTGGTGTTCTTGACGCCGCGCATCATCAATACCCAAGCAGTTGCCATCGGCCGTTGA
- a CDS encoding SPOR domain-containing protein, with product MTSLHADEAYLAHHQFSHDPFAARVPGFRFFPAQRKPVLGQLHHLARYSQLLLVVTGPLGSGKTLLRQALVASTNKQAVLSVVISARGASDVAGVLRQVALGLGIQQLDMRSILAHVAQLALTGQEVYLLVDDAEQLADAALDALFTLAAGTAEARPHVFLFADSELLPRLELLADGEERFHAIELQPYSEDETREYLAQRLDGAGQGIELLSDDQVSDIHLSSGGWPGSINQAARDVLIESMLAQRGAAGGSGGSLGLPKKHVLAVAVVLLALGAAWFMQGRKSTGIDIPASTQVVPQEAAPATAAAPARPAESAPAQNAAIEFSGSSQPLPLPLVGEAQPVIREPLAQASGMAEGEEGGEAEGLAPLPSVAPVAPPVVVAPAVVPPVATVTAPAAKPETPVAAAPKPAPAVKLAPVTTPAPVATKPVPQPAPAAKPAAPVVAKVSSGNGWYASQSGSHFALQILGTRSESSAKAFVAKNGGEYHYFQKLHQGKPLYVVTYGKFSTRGAAQAAIKSLPASVQAGKPWPRSFASIQQEASAGR from the coding sequence ATGACCAGTTTGCATGCCGACGAGGCCTATCTCGCCCATCACCAGTTCAGTCACGACCCGTTTGCGGCTCGCGTTCCGGGTTTTCGCTTCTTTCCTGCGCAGCGCAAGCCCGTGCTGGGTCAATTGCATCACCTGGCGCGTTACAGCCAGCTACTGCTAGTCGTCACCGGCCCGCTGGGCAGCGGCAAGACTTTGCTGCGCCAGGCGCTGGTCGCCAGCACCAATAAGCAGGCGGTGCTCAGCGTGGTGATTTCTGCGCGGGGTGCCTCGGATGTTGCAGGCGTGCTGCGTCAGGTCGCACTGGGGCTGGGGATCCAGCAGCTGGATATGCGCAGCATCCTGGCGCATGTTGCCCAGTTGGCGCTGACCGGGCAGGAAGTCTATCTGTTGGTGGACGATGCCGAGCAGTTGGCCGATGCCGCGCTGGATGCCCTGTTCACGCTTGCCGCCGGCACCGCTGAGGCGCGCCCGCATGTGTTCCTGTTTGCCGACTCGGAGCTGCTGCCGCGGCTTGAGCTCCTGGCCGATGGCGAAGAGCGCTTCCATGCGATCGAGCTGCAGCCGTACAGCGAGGACGAAACGCGTGAGTACCTGGCGCAGCGGCTCGACGGTGCGGGTCAGGGCATCGAGTTGCTCAGTGATGATCAGGTCAGCGACATTCACCTGAGCTCTGGTGGTTGGCCTGGCAGCATCAACCAGGCTGCCCGTGATGTGCTCATCGAAAGCATGCTTGCCCAGCGTGGTGCAGCGGGTGGCTCCGGCGGCTCGCTGGGTTTACCGAAGAAACATGTGCTGGCCGTTGCGGTGGTGCTGCTCGCGCTTGGCGCGGCGTGGTTCATGCAGGGCCGCAAGAGCACGGGTATCGATATCCCGGCCTCGACCCAGGTGGTGCCTCAGGAGGCGGCGCCGGCAACCGCTGCCGCTCCTGCTCGTCCTGCCGAGTCGGCGCCGGCGCAGAATGCCGCCATTGAATTCTCGGGCTCCAGTCAGCCGCTGCCATTGCCGCTGGTCGGCGAAGCGCAGCCCGTGATCCGCGAGCCGCTAGCACAAGCCTCTGGCATGGCCGAGGGTGAGGAGGGGGGCGAAGCCGAAGGTCTGGCGCCGCTGCCATCAGTTGCTCCGGTTGCTCCGCCGGTCGTGGTTGCGCCGGCAGTTGTGCCGCCGGTCGCTACGGTTACCGCGCCAGCCGCCAAGCCTGAAACGCCCGTGGCCGCTGCTCCCAAGCCGGCTCCAGCGGTCAAGCTCGCGCCTGTCACAACTCCCGCGCCTGTCGCGACCAAGCCTGTCCCTCAGCCGGCTCCGGCGGCGAAGCCTGCGGCGCCGGTTGTCGCCAAGGTTTCGTCGGGTAACGGTTGGTACGCGAGCCAGTCCGGCAGCCACTTTGCGCTGCAGATCCTCGGTACTCGCTCGGAAAGCAGTGCCAAGGCGTTTGTCGCCAAGAATGGCGGTGAGTACCACTACTTCCAGAAACTGCACCAGGGTAAGCCGCTGTACGTGGTGACCTACGGCAAGTTCTCCACCCGTGGTGCGGCGCAGGCTGCGATCAAGTCGCTGCCGGCGAGCGTGCAGGCCGGCAAGCCCTGGCCGCGCAGCTTCGCCAGCATCCAGCAAGAGGCAAGCGCAGGCCGTTGA
- the pilP gene encoding type 4a pilus biogenesis lipoprotein PilP codes for MIGIRAICSVSLALFISGCGGGGDFSDLQSFMDQERARPKGAIEPLPKFQPYEAFTYSASAMRSPFQPPIKVDLASQKKGSKDIKPDETRVRQFLEGFNIETFEMVGTLANQGAAYALVKGAGGVHRVKVGDYLGRNHGRIVLIDEAKVDVIEIVPDGEGGWLERPRSISLKERS; via the coding sequence ATGATTGGCATCCGCGCTATATGCTCAGTATCCCTGGCTCTCTTTATTTCCGGTTGCGGCGGAGGGGGGGATTTCTCTGATTTGCAATCGTTCATGGATCAAGAAAGAGCTCGCCCAAAAGGGGCTATAGAGCCGCTTCCTAAATTTCAGCCATATGAGGCCTTTACTTACAGCGCTTCCGCTATGCGTAGCCCATTTCAGCCGCCAATAAAAGTTGATCTGGCTAGTCAGAAGAAAGGGTCTAAAGATATCAAGCCTGATGAGACTCGTGTACGTCAATTTCTTGAGGGTTTTAATATAGAAACCTTTGAAATGGTCGGTACGCTTGCGAATCAGGGGGCTGCTTATGCGCTAGTGAAAGGCGCTGGCGGCGTGCATCGCGTGAAGGTTGGTGATTATTTGGGTCGAAATCATGGGCGCATTGTTTTAATCGATGAGGCCAAAGTGGATGTGATTGAGATCGTTCCTGATGGTGAAGGTGGATGGCTTGAGCGTCCGCGTAGTATTTCCCTAAAAGAGCGCTCTTAA
- the aroK gene encoding shikimate kinase AroK, with amino-acid sequence MRNLILVGPMGAGKSTIGRLLAKELKLHFKDSDKEIEQRTGADIPWIFDVEGEQGFREREQLMIAELCELSGVVIATGGGVVLRPENRAALRNGGRVVYLHASVDQQLDRTSRDRNRPLLRNADPGKVLAALMEIRDPLYREIADVIIETDERPPRMVVQEIIERLDALSPR; translated from the coding sequence GTGCGAAACCTGATACTCGTAGGCCCGATGGGGGCTGGTAAAAGCACCATCGGGCGGCTCTTGGCCAAAGAGTTGAAGCTTCACTTCAAGGATTCGGACAAGGAGATCGAGCAGCGTACTGGTGCCGATATCCCCTGGATCTTTGATGTGGAGGGCGAGCAGGGCTTCCGTGAGCGTGAGCAGTTGATGATCGCGGAGCTTTGCGAGCTGAGTGGCGTAGTCATTGCCACGGGTGGTGGTGTTGTGCTCCGCCCGGAGAACCGCGCAGCTCTGCGCAACGGTGGGCGAGTTGTCTACCTGCATGCATCGGTTGATCAGCAACTTGATCGAACGTCGCGGGATCGCAATCGTCCGCTCCTGCGCAATGCCGATCCAGGCAAGGTGCTGGCTGCTCTCATGGAGATTCGTGATCCGCTGTATCGCGAAATCGCGGATGTGATCATTGAGACCGATGAACGCCCGCCACGCATGGTGGTGCAGGAAATCATCGAGCGGCTCGACGCATTATCTCCCCGTTAA
- a CDS encoding PilN domain-containing protein, with amino-acid sequence MAQINLLPWREQLREERKQQFLVSLAGVLVVSAGLVFLAGQYLGGAIEQQGARNDFVRKEIAVLDARIKEISELKKRREQLLDRMKIIQDLQGNRPIIGHVFDQFVRTLPDGVYFSGLKMTGASIAVEGAAESNNRVSNLMRNLDASEWLASPNLTEVKAVTAGALDQANVFKLTVKQTKPGAELESDAVNAESNTRKSGGGGKK; translated from the coding sequence ATGGCCCAGATCAACTTACTTCCATGGCGCGAGCAGCTGCGTGAAGAGCGTAAGCAGCAGTTCCTCGTGTCTCTTGCAGGTGTTCTGGTTGTCTCTGCCGGATTGGTCTTTCTGGCGGGGCAATACCTCGGTGGTGCGATTGAGCAGCAGGGCGCGCGCAACGACTTTGTACGTAAGGAAATTGCTGTGCTCGATGCGCGTATCAAGGAAATCAGTGAGCTTAAAAAGCGTCGTGAGCAGCTGTTGGATCGGATGAAGATCATTCAGGACCTTCAAGGTAATCGACCAATAATTGGGCATGTTTTTGATCAGTTCGTCCGTACTCTTCCAGATGGCGTCTACTTCTCAGGCCTGAAAATGACCGGTGCCTCTATTGCTGTTGAGGGGGCTGCTGAGTCCAATAATCGGGTTTCTAATCTGATGCGAAATTTAGATGCCTCCGAATGGCTCGCTTCGCCAAACCTGACTGAGGTTAAGGCAGTCACTGCTGGAGCTCTGGATCAGGCAAACGTTTTTAAACTCACGGTAAAGCAAACGAAGCCTGGCGCTGAGCTGGAGTCAGATGCGGTGAATGCTGAAAGCAACACTAGAAAGTCAGGTGGGGGAGGTAAAAAATGA
- a CDS encoding pilus assembly protein PilM gives MLGLFNKKANTLLGIDISSTSVKLLELSRSGSRYKVEAYAVEPLPPNAVVEKNIAELEGVGQALSRVLAKAKTGARSAAVAVAGSAVITKTIEMEAGLNDDELENQLKIEADQYIPYPLEEVAIDFEVQGVSPRNPERVEVLLAACRKENVEVREAALALSGMTAKVVDVEAYALERAYGLLAAQLGNGHDELTVAVVDIGATMTTLSVLHNGRTIYTREQMFGGRQLTEEIQRRYGLSVEEAGLAKKQGGLPDDYDAEVLQPFKEAVVQQVSRSLQFFFAAGQYNDVDYILLAGGTASIPDLDRLIQQKIGTPTQVANPFADMALGSKVNAGALASDAPSLMIACGLAMRSFD, from the coding sequence GTGCTAGGGCTCTTCAATAAGAAAGCGAATACGCTTCTGGGGATCGACATCAGTTCGACCTCAGTCAAGCTCCTCGAATTGAGTCGCTCGGGAAGCCGCTACAAGGTAGAGGCCTACGCTGTCGAGCCGCTCCCCCCAAATGCTGTTGTCGAAAAGAACATCGCCGAGCTCGAAGGCGTCGGTCAGGCGCTGTCTCGTGTTCTGGCGAAGGCCAAGACGGGGGCGCGTTCGGCCGCTGTTGCGGTAGCCGGTTCTGCGGTGATCACCAAGACGATCGAGATGGAAGCCGGGCTCAACGACGATGAGCTGGAAAACCAGCTGAAGATCGAAGCCGACCAATACATCCCCTATCCGCTGGAAGAAGTCGCCATCGACTTCGAAGTGCAGGGCGTTTCTCCGCGAAACCCCGAGCGCGTCGAAGTGCTGCTTGCCGCTTGCCGTAAAGAGAACGTCGAGGTCCGCGAGGCTGCTCTGGCGCTCTCGGGCATGACTGCCAAGGTCGTCGATGTAGAGGCGTACGCCCTTGAGCGCGCTTATGGTTTGCTGGCCGCTCAGCTCGGCAATGGTCACGACGAGCTGACGGTGGCGGTTGTCGACATCGGCGCCACCATGACCACGCTCAGCGTGCTGCACAACGGCCGTACCATTTATACCCGTGAGCAGATGTTTGGTGGTCGCCAACTGACAGAAGAGATTCAGCGCCGCTATGGGTTGTCCGTCGAAGAGGCTGGTCTTGCTAAAAAGCAGGGTGGCCTTCCGGACGACTACGATGCCGAGGTGTTGCAGCCGTTCAAGGAGGCAGTCGTCCAGCAAGTCTCGCGCTCCCTGCAGTTCTTCTTCGCGGCTGGCCAGTACAACGATGTGGATTACATATTGCTGGCCGGCGGCACCGCATCCATTCCAGACCTTGATCGATTGATCCAGCAAAAAATCGGTACTCCCACTCAGGTTGCCAATCCATTCGCCGATATGGCGCTTGGTAGCAAGGTCAACGCAGGCGCGCTTGCCAGTGATGCCCCTTCGCTGATGATTGCGTGCGGTCTGGCAATGAGGAGTTTCGATTAA
- the aroB gene encoding 3-dehydroquinate synthase, whose amino-acid sequence MQTQTVDLGERSYPIYIGSGLLANADLFKKHLAGRQVAIVTNETVAPLYLQHLEASLAGKELMSVVLPDGESYKNWETLQLIFDGLLKARHDRRTTVVALGGGVVGDMAGFAAACYQRGVDFIQVPTTLLSQVDSSVGGKTGINHPLGKNMIGAFYQPQAVVIDTSVLRTLPPRELSAGLAEVIKYGLICDEPFLGWLEDNMAALRALDESLLAEAIERSCAAKARVVGADERESGVRATLNLGHTFGHAIETHMGYGVWLHGEAVGAGTAMALEMSARLGWISEVERDRGLRLLLSAGLPVIPPTEMTSEHFLEHMAVDKKVLDGRMRLVLLRRMGEAVVTDEFPRAVLDATLTTDYHALVARLEH is encoded by the coding sequence ATGCAGACTCAAACTGTCGATCTAGGCGAGCGCAGCTATCCCATCTATATCGGCTCGGGTTTGCTGGCAAACGCCGATCTGTTCAAAAAACATCTTGCTGGGCGTCAGGTGGCCATCGTCACCAATGAGACGGTCGCGCCTCTTTATCTCCAGCATCTGGAAGCGAGCCTGGCCGGCAAGGAGCTGATGTCGGTCGTGCTGCCGGATGGCGAGTCGTACAAGAATTGGGAAACCCTGCAGCTGATCTTCGATGGCCTGCTCAAGGCGCGACATGATCGCAGGACCACCGTTGTCGCCTTGGGTGGTGGTGTGGTCGGTGATATGGCGGGCTTCGCGGCGGCCTGTTACCAGCGTGGCGTAGATTTCATCCAGGTGCCGACCACGCTGTTGTCTCAGGTTGACTCCTCTGTGGGCGGCAAGACGGGCATCAACCACCCGCTGGGCAAGAACATGATCGGCGCGTTCTACCAGCCGCAAGCCGTCGTGATCGATACCTCTGTGTTGCGTACCCTGCCGCCGCGCGAGCTGTCCGCCGGGCTGGCCGAAGTCATCAAGTATGGGCTGATCTGCGATGAGCCATTTCTCGGCTGGCTCGAAGACAACATGGCTGCACTGCGTGCACTGGACGAGTCGCTGCTGGCCGAGGCCATCGAGCGTTCCTGTGCGGCCAAGGCGCGGGTTGTGGGGGCTGACGAGCGTGAGTCCGGTGTGCGTGCGACCCTGAACCTCGGCCATACCTTCGGCCATGCCATAGAGACCCATATGGGTTATGGCGTCTGGTTGCATGGCGAGGCCGTTGGGGCTGGCACGGCGATGGCGCTGGAGATGTCTGCACGGTTGGGCTGGATTTCCGAAGTGGAGCGCGACCGTGGCCTGCGTCTGCTGCTGAGTGCCGGGTTGCCGGTGATTCCGCCGACAGAGATGACCTCGGAGCATTTCCTCGAACACATGGCGGTCGACAAGAAGGTCCTCGATGGCCGTATGCGTCTGGTGCTGTTGCGCCGCATGGGCGAAGCCGTGGTCACCGACGAGTTTCCGCGGGCGGTGCTCGATGCCACCCTGACGACCGATTACCACGCCCTTGTGGCGCGACTTGAACACTAA